One window of Bacteroidales bacterium genomic DNA carries:
- a CDS encoding ATP-binding protein → MKSHHITDLIKQGENQSLDFKFEISDSRKIARTLVAFSNTDGGTLLIGVKDNGVIAGIRSEEEKYMVETAALMYTRPMVRYATKEWQVEGKTVLEVVIAKGDERPYFALEPSGRWMAYIRVKDQNLLANRVLLKVWEKAPEEDGVVIHYTEKERLFLDYLDRNGTVTLAELCEVAGISRHKAEGLLVDFIRMKIIEMVFTEKEVYYRFRETVQ, encoded by the coding sequence TTGAAGTCCCATCACATAACCGATCTGATCAAGCAGGGCGAGAATCAGAGCCTTGATTTCAAGTTTGAGATTTCCGATTCACGGAAGATTGCGCGGACGCTGGTGGCCTTTTCGAATACGGATGGTGGTACGTTGCTGATCGGGGTGAAGGACAATGGCGTGATTGCCGGCATCCGGTCGGAGGAGGAGAAGTACATGGTGGAGACGGCAGCGCTGATGTACACACGTCCGATGGTGCGGTATGCGACCAAGGAGTGGCAGGTTGAGGGGAAGACGGTGCTGGAGGTCGTCATAGCAAAAGGGGATGAGCGGCCGTATTTTGCGCTGGAGCCCAGCGGCAGGTGGATGGCGTATATCCGTGTGAAGGATCAAAACCTGCTGGCAAACCGTGTGCTGTTGAAGGTCTGGGAGAAGGCCCCGGAAGAGGATGGGGTGGTTATTCACTATACGGAAAAAGAGAGGCTGTTTCTCGATTACCTCGACCGGAACGGGACCGTCACGCTGGCGGAGTTATGCGAGGTGGCGGGCATTTCGCGCCACAAGGCCGAGGGACTGCTGGTGGATTTCATCCGGATGAAGATCATCGAGATGGTCTTCACCGAAAAAGAGGTTTATTACCGGTTCCGGGAGACGGTGCAATAA
- a CDS encoding carbonic anhydrase, which produces MTIHQELIDRILSDNDIFVQSHDPAYFQAHAHGQSPRVTMLTCSDSRVCSRILSQESVNNVFVIRNIGNQVSTCEGSLDYAVYHLKTPLLVIVGHSDCGAIKARMKGVMGEPDTIRRELLTLPACPGGPYVIGDNEDQLLENIFENIRYQVRMATVRYARLIKNDELRIVGVYYDFHNDLGQGWGRVVVV; this is translated from the coding sequence ATGACCATTCATCAAGAGTTGATCGACAGGATCCTCAGCGACAATGATATTTTCGTTCAGTCGCACGATCCCGCGTATTTCCAGGCCCACGCGCACGGGCAATCACCACGCGTCACGATGCTTACCTGTTCCGACTCGCGGGTATGTTCCCGCATCCTGTCGCAGGAATCGGTGAACAACGTATTCGTCATACGAAACATTGGCAACCAGGTGTCCACCTGCGAGGGATCCCTTGATTATGCCGTTTACCATTTGAAAACGCCGCTGCTGGTCATTGTCGGGCATTCCGACTGCGGTGCAATCAAGGCCCGCATGAAAGGGGTGATGGGGGAGCCGGATACGATCCGGCGGGAATTGCTCACCCTGCCTGCCTGTCCCGGCGGTCCGTATGTCATTGGCGACAATGAGGATCAACTGCTGGAGAACATCTTTGAGAACATCCGCTATCAGGTGCGGATGGCAACCGTGCGCTATGCCCGGCTCATCAAAAACGACGAGCTGCGGATTGTGGGTGTCTATTACGATTTCCACAACGACCTCGGCCAGGGATGGGGAAGGGTGGTGGTGGTGTAG
- a CDS encoding TonB-dependent receptor, which yields GGIILFQEVVPVWFRAENEAVTSTSKGRTYGLEIYFRDTDLMGFNILSSYTLVRSEFTNNKDDYIASAWDNKHLFNITVIRQFAKTWNAGVKWRFVGGAPYTPADLDQSSLIESWEVNNRAIPDYDRYNTLRLTRFHQLDVRVDKEFFFKKWSLNLYVDIQNVYNFKAETAPDYTNLDANGVPVINPADPTRYVLREIGGDTGTVLPTVGVIVEF from the coding sequence TTGGTGGCATCATTTTATTTCAGGAAGTGGTACCGGTTTGGTTCAGGGCGGAAAATGAGGCCGTTACTTCGACATCAAAGGGGAGGACCTATGGACTGGAGATCTATTTCAGGGACACCGACCTGATGGGATTCAACATCCTGTCATCCTATACCCTCGTCAGAAGCGAGTTCACCAACAACAAGGATGACTACATCGCTTCGGCGTGGGACAACAAGCATCTGTTCAACATCACGGTGATCCGCCAGTTTGCCAAAACCTGGAACGCAGGAGTGAAATGGCGTTTTGTGGGCGGAGCGCCCTATACGCCTGCTGACCTCGACCAGTCGAGCCTGATCGAATCCTGGGAGGTGAATAACCGTGCCATTCCGGATTACGACCGGTACAATACCCTACGGCTGACCCGGTTCCATCAGCTGGATGTCCGTGTCGATAAAGAGTTTTTCTTTAAGAAATGGTCACTGAATCTGTATGTGGATATCCAAAATGTCTATAACTTTAAGGCCGAGACGGCTCCTGATTATACGAACCTCGATGCGAACGGCGTTCCGGTGATCAATCCCGCTGATCCCACGCGGTATGTGCTGAGGGAAATCGGAGGCGACACAGGGACGGTGCTGCCGACGGTGGGGGTGATTGTGGAGTTCTAA